A segment of the Alphaproteobacteria bacterium genome:
GGAGTTTTGCGCCGGATGCCGCATGAGGGTCCGGCGCGGACGTGAAACCGGGTCCGACTCTATGGTGGACCTACAGATCTACACCTTGCTCAAAGGAGGACGTGTAGCCATGCGTGCATTCGATCTTTCCCCTCTTTTCCGTTCGACCGTCGGCTTTGACCGCATGTCGCAGCTTCTTGACGCCGCGACGCGCCTTGACGACGCGCAGCTTTCTTATCCGCCCTACAACATCGAGAAGCTTGGCGATGACGAGTACCGCATCACGATGGCGGTTGCCGGCTTCGGCGAAAGCGATCTCAGTGTCGTGAGCCAGGACAACAGTCTCACGATTTCCGGTAAGGGCTTGGAGGGCGATGACAAAGTGAAGTTTCTCCATCGCGGTATTGCGCGGCGCGCATTCCAGCGCCGCTTCGAGCTTGCCGACCATATCAAGGTCAAGGGCGCATCGATGGAGAATGGTCTCCTCCATGTCGACCTCGTGCGCGAGGTGCCCGAGGAGCGTAAGCCGCGCGAAGTCAAGATTGGTACCGCGCCGGCGCGGACGATCGAACACAAGGCCGCCTAATCGGCAACGCGATTGAACAAGATAAGACCGACCGATCATTGAGCCCTGCTTATCCAGCCCTCTTTCCCCGATCGGGAGAGAGGGCTGTATTGATTTCAAGAAGCGATACCGAAGCTAGCTGAACCCCCGTTGCGGGGGACGTCC
Coding sequences within it:
- a CDS encoding Hsp20 family protein, translating into MRAFDLSPLFRSTVGFDRMSQLLDAATRLDDAQLSYPPYNIEKLGDDEYRITMAVAGFGESDLSVVSQDNSLTISGKGLEGDDKVKFLHRGIARRAFQRRFELADHIKVKGASMENGLLHVDLVREVPEERKPREVKIGTAPARTIEHKAA